Proteins encoded in a region of the Mycolicibacterium duvalii genome:
- the ribD gene encoding bifunctional diaminohydroxyphosphoribosylaminopyrimidine deaminase/5-amino-6-(5-phosphoribosylamino)uracil reductase RibD: MNLDAAMAAAIEQSEKVKGRTYPNPPVGAVILDADGQIAGVGATAPTGGPHAEVVALRRAGERAVGGTAVVTLEPCNHVGRTPPCVDALLTAGVAAVAFAVTDPNPVAAGGATRLSEAGVHIVAGVGADAVAGGPLREWLHKQRTGLPHVTWKFAASVDGRSAAADGSSQWITSEPARADVHRRRAAADAIVVGTGTVFADDPTLTARLPDGSLADHQPLRVVVGQREISPDAKVLNEESRTMVIRTRDPHEVLKALSDRTDVLVEGGPTLAGAFLRAGVVDRILAYVAPILLGGPITVVDDVGVSNITAAQRWRFDGAESIGPDMLLSLIPL; this comes from the coding sequence GTGAACCTCGACGCCGCGATGGCCGCGGCCATCGAGCAGAGCGAAAAGGTCAAGGGCCGGACCTATCCCAATCCGCCTGTCGGAGCCGTGATTCTGGATGCCGACGGTCAGATCGCCGGAGTCGGCGCCACCGCCCCGACCGGCGGCCCGCACGCCGAGGTGGTGGCCCTGCGACGGGCGGGGGAGCGGGCGGTCGGCGGCACCGCGGTGGTCACGCTGGAACCGTGCAACCATGTGGGCCGCACGCCGCCCTGCGTCGACGCGTTGCTCACCGCAGGCGTCGCCGCGGTCGCGTTCGCCGTCACCGATCCCAACCCGGTGGCTGCGGGCGGGGCGACTCGGCTGTCCGAAGCCGGGGTGCACATCGTCGCCGGGGTGGGCGCCGACGCGGTGGCCGGTGGTCCGCTGCGTGAGTGGCTGCACAAGCAGCGCACCGGATTGCCTCATGTGACATGGAAATTCGCGGCGAGCGTGGACGGCCGCAGCGCTGCCGCGGACGGCAGCAGCCAATGGATCACCAGCGAACCTGCCCGAGCCGACGTGCATCGCCGACGCGCGGCGGCCGACGCGATCGTGGTCGGCACCGGCACGGTGTTCGCCGACGATCCGACCCTGACCGCCCGGCTGCCCGACGGCAGCCTGGCCGACCACCAGCCGCTGCGCGTGGTGGTGGGGCAGCGCGAGATCTCGCCGGACGCAAAGGTTCTCAACGAGGAGTCGCGCACGATGGTGATCCGCACCCGGGATCCGCACGAGGTGCTCAAAGCGTTGTCCGACCGCACCGACGTGCTCGTCGAGGGCGGCCCCACCCTCGCGGGGGCCTTCCTGCGAGCCGGGGTCGTCGACCGCATCCTGGCCTACGTGGCGCCCATCCTGCTCGGCGGACCGATCACCGTCGTCGACGACGTCGGTGTGTCGAACATCACAGCAGCACAGCGCTGGCGCTTCGACGGCGCCGAATCCATCGGCCCCGACATGCTGCTCAGTCTGATCCCGCTGTAG
- the rpe gene encoding ribulose-phosphate 3-epimerase, producing MAAPHAPHAPLIAPSILSADFARLADEVAAVGDADWLHVDVMDNHFVPNLTLGLPVVESLLRVTDIPMDCHLMIERPDKWAPPYAEAGAHNVTFHAEATDNPVAVARDIRAAGAKAGLAIKPGTPLEPYLEILREFDTLLVMSVEPGFGGQKFIGEVLPKVGTARRLVDAGELTILIEIDGGVNDDTIEAAAEAGVDCFVAGSAVYSAGDPAAAVRSLRQQAAAAAKHLTL from the coding sequence ATGGCTGCACCGCACGCTCCCCACGCGCCGCTGATCGCGCCGTCGATCCTGTCCGCGGACTTCGCCCGGCTCGCTGACGAGGTCGCGGCGGTCGGAGATGCCGATTGGCTGCACGTCGACGTGATGGACAACCACTTCGTCCCGAACCTGACTCTCGGCCTGCCGGTGGTCGAATCGCTCCTGCGCGTCACCGACATCCCGATGGACTGCCACCTGATGATCGAGCGGCCCGACAAGTGGGCGCCGCCCTACGCCGAAGCCGGGGCGCACAACGTCACGTTCCACGCCGAAGCCACCGACAACCCCGTCGCGGTGGCCCGTGACATTCGCGCCGCCGGCGCCAAGGCGGGTCTGGCCATCAAACCGGGCACGCCACTGGAGCCTTACCTGGAGATCCTGCGGGAGTTCGACACGTTGCTGGTGATGTCGGTCGAACCGGGGTTCGGCGGCCAGAAGTTCATCGGCGAGGTCCTGCCGAAAGTGGGTACCGCCCGACGCCTCGTCGATGCCGGCGAGCTGACGATCCTGATCGAAATCGACGGTGGCGTCAACGACGACACGATCGAGGCGGCGGCGGAGGCCGGGGTGGACTGCTTCGTGGCCGGATCGGCGGTCTACAGCGCCGGGGACCCGGCCGCGGCCGTGCGCTCGCTGCGGCAACAGGCCGCCGCGGCGGCCAAGCATCTGACGCTGTGA
- a CDS encoding RsmB/NOP family class I SAM-dependent RNA methyltransferase has translation MSRPAGRRPPKRRPLDPARRAAFDVLRAVSDKDAYANLALPAILRDRQISGRDAAFATELAYGACRSRGLLDAVIEAAAGRPTERIDPVLLDLLRLGAYQLLRTRVEDHAAVSTTVEQAGIEFDTARAGFVNGVLRTIARRDESSWVGELAPSKTADPIGHLAFVHAHPRWIAQAFADALGARADELAALLASDDARPSVHLAARPGDLSARELADAVGGTVGTYSPHAVYLTEGDPGELAAVRDGRALVQDEGSQLVARAMTLAPLEGPDTGRWLDLCAGPGGKTALLAALGRDSGATVTAVEPAPRRADLVEQNTAGLPVTVHRVDGRDSGLLPGFDRVLVDAPCTGLGALRRRPEARWRRQPSDVAPLAKLQRELLAAAIELTRPGGVVLYATCSPHLAETTGVVADALRRHPVTALDTRPLFAPASDIGTTTSIQLWPHRHGTDAMFAAALRVTGPR, from the coding sequence GTGAGCCGCCCCGCCGGGCGCCGCCCGCCCAAGCGCCGGCCGCTGGACCCCGCGCGACGCGCGGCGTTCGACGTGCTGCGCGCGGTCTCCGACAAAGACGCCTACGCGAACCTGGCGCTGCCGGCGATCCTGCGCGACCGCCAGATCAGCGGTCGCGACGCCGCGTTCGCCACCGAACTGGCCTACGGGGCGTGCCGCAGCCGCGGCCTGCTCGACGCGGTGATCGAGGCCGCGGCCGGACGCCCGACCGAGCGCATCGACCCCGTGCTGCTCGACCTGCTGCGGCTCGGGGCCTATCAACTGCTGCGCACCCGTGTCGAGGACCATGCCGCGGTGTCCACCACGGTCGAGCAGGCGGGCATCGAATTCGACACCGCCAGAGCAGGATTCGTCAACGGCGTACTGCGCACCATCGCGCGACGGGACGAATCGTCGTGGGTCGGGGAACTGGCGCCGTCCAAGACCGCCGACCCGATCGGACACCTGGCGTTCGTGCATGCCCATCCGCGGTGGATCGCCCAGGCCTTCGCCGATGCGCTGGGCGCGCGCGCCGACGAACTCGCGGCGCTCCTGGCCAGTGACGACGCCCGCCCGAGCGTGCACCTGGCCGCGCGCCCGGGGGACCTGTCGGCCCGGGAACTGGCCGACGCGGTCGGGGGCACCGTGGGCACCTACTCCCCGCATGCGGTGTACCTGACCGAAGGCGACCCCGGCGAACTCGCCGCGGTGCGCGACGGACGGGCCCTGGTTCAGGACGAGGGCAGCCAGTTGGTGGCCCGAGCGATGACGCTGGCCCCACTCGAGGGACCCGACACCGGGCGCTGGCTGGATCTGTGCGCCGGCCCGGGCGGCAAGACGGCGTTGTTGGCCGCGCTGGGGCGCGATTCGGGCGCCACCGTCACCGCCGTCGAGCCCGCACCGCGGCGCGCAGACCTGGTAGAGCAGAACACCGCAGGCCTGCCCGTCACCGTCCACCGGGTCGACGGCCGCGACTCCGGTCTGCTTCCCGGATTCGATCGGGTCCTCGTCGACGCTCCGTGTACCGGACTCGGCGCGCTGCGGCGCCGCCCCGAGGCCCGCTGGCGCCGGCAGCCCAGCGACGTCGCCCCGCTGGCCAAGCTGCAGCGCGAACTGCTGGCCGCCGCGATCGAACTGACCCGACCCGGAGGCGTCGTGCTCTACGCGACCTGCTCGCCGCATCTGGCCGAGACCACCGGAGTCGTCGCCGACGCGCTGCGCCGCCACCCCGTGACCGCCCTGGACACCCGTCCGTTGTTCGCGCCGGCCTCCGACATCGGTACCACGACGTCGATCCAGTTGTGGCCGCACCGCCACGGCACCGACGCCATGTTCGCCGCCGCCCTGCGGGTGACCGGGCCCCGATAG
- the fmt gene encoding methionyl-tRNA formyltransferase, giving the protein MRLVFAGTPEPALPSLRRLIDSPRHEVVAVLTRPDAPAGRRGRPAPSPVALMAAEHGIPVLRPARPNADEFVAELTELAPDCCPVVAYGALLGAGLLAVPPLGWVNLHFSVLPAWRGAAPVQAALAAGDTVTGATTFQIEPSLDSGPVFGVVTETIRPTDTAGDLLGRLALSGAELLEATLDGIAAGTLTAVPQPADGVSIAPKITVEDARIRWELPAHVVDRRIRAVTPNPGAWTMIGDMRVKLGAVTVSADTAATDLAPGQISIDKKAVHVGTGSVPVRLGTVQAPGKKPMNAADWARGARLEDIGWAR; this is encoded by the coding sequence GTGCGTCTCGTCTTCGCCGGTACGCCGGAACCGGCCCTGCCCTCGCTGCGCAGGCTCATCGACTCACCCCGGCACGAGGTCGTGGCTGTGCTCACCCGCCCCGACGCGCCGGCCGGGCGGCGGGGCCGCCCCGCCCCGTCGCCGGTGGCGCTCATGGCTGCCGAGCACGGCATCCCGGTGCTGCGCCCGGCCCGGCCGAACGCCGACGAGTTCGTCGCCGAGCTCACCGAGCTCGCGCCCGACTGCTGCCCGGTGGTCGCCTACGGCGCGCTGCTGGGCGCCGGCCTGCTCGCTGTGCCGCCCCTCGGTTGGGTCAATTTGCATTTCTCCGTCCTGCCGGCCTGGCGTGGAGCCGCCCCCGTGCAGGCGGCGCTGGCCGCCGGCGACACCGTGACCGGTGCCACCACCTTCCAGATCGAGCCCAGCCTGGATTCCGGGCCGGTCTTCGGTGTCGTCACCGAGACCATCCGCCCCACCGACACCGCCGGGGACCTGCTCGGCCGGCTCGCGCTCTCCGGCGCGGAGCTGCTGGAAGCCACGCTCGACGGCATCGCCGCCGGTACGCTCACCGCGGTGCCGCAGCCGGCCGACGGCGTCAGCATCGCGCCGAAGATCACCGTCGAGGACGCGCGGATTCGCTGGGAGTTGCCGGCGCACGTCGTGGACCGCCGGATCCGGGCGGTCACACCCAACCCGGGCGCCTGGACGATGATCGGCGACATGCGGGTCAAGCTCGGTGCTGTCACGGTGTCCGCCGACACCGCGGCCACCGACCTTGCGCCAGGCCAGATTTCGATCGACAAGAAGGCCGTGCATGTGGGGACCGGTTCGGTTCCCGTCCGGCTGGGCACCGTGCAGGCGCCCGGAAAGAAGCCGATGAACGCCGCGGACTGGGCGCGTGGCGCCCGCCTCGAGGACATCGGGTGGGCGCGGTGA
- a CDS encoding LemA family protein, producing MVTFLLVVALILAVLVLIGFVVGHNRIRSADIRVREALSGIDVELTRRAALIPSLVHTVATFAGHEKAVLDRVTAARAALTSATGTPSVTQRSTAEQQLDSALTPVLALGESYPQLNSSNNFLDLQRNLADTEDKLAFARQYYNDAAASLNRLLTTIPWMFVAPLTGVTEKEYYQTPR from the coding sequence GTGGTGACGTTCCTGCTGGTCGTCGCGCTGATTCTGGCGGTGCTGGTGCTGATCGGCTTCGTCGTCGGCCACAACAGGATCCGGTCGGCGGATATCCGTGTGCGCGAAGCGCTTTCCGGCATCGACGTCGAACTGACCCGGCGCGCAGCGCTGATCCCGAGCCTGGTGCACACGGTTGCGACGTTCGCCGGTCACGAGAAGGCGGTCCTCGACCGGGTGACGGCGGCCCGCGCCGCATTGACGAGTGCTACCGGGACCCCGTCGGTCACCCAGCGCAGCACTGCCGAGCAGCAACTCGATTCGGCGTTGACGCCGGTGCTGGCGCTGGGAGAGAGCTATCCGCAACTGAACTCCTCGAACAACTTCCTGGACCTGCAGCGCAACCTCGCCGACACCGAGGACAAGTTGGCTTTCGCCCGGCAGTACTACAACGACGCCGCGGCCAGCTTGAACCGGTTGCTCACCACCATCCCGTGGATGTTCGTCGCGCCCCTGACCGGAGTGACCGAGAAGGAGTACTACCAGACCCCACGGTGA
- a CDS encoding DUF2207 domain-containing protein, whose protein sequence is MSVGRLVKALIPLLLIAAGVLWPLAFRGDSGGGAAVDDPVVITDYDVDIVVDDAGDMTAVETITGEFPSFRHGIFRYWDVVNPNSPRIRQRPVVTSVLLDGRPAPYQMLWEGGDRFRVAKIGDPEVYLDYGTHVYEIRYRIDGVLDPGTVGADRQFAESFGEPPAENSSVFYWNVIAPSWNNQIRRADISVTLPAAVDLAQCSVGRGVGTPCTDLSVRDNRVTFSARDLPPRTPVTVRAGVDLPPPPRAELPWPHHWDRILGRSLPGVAWTAALTVLGALAALLWFRSVLEKSPGFPLQYAPPPGLGPVQTEYIRTESVPNAGLTATLFYLADRELVSLRQVNADQWNIRGIAEPKQWRDVDPVSRAVAAALKVDKRGTEFQAKKAVSAGKKLSKAKTDMATAVKKWAVDSGYLVARKKELWLRVANAVAFVLMVCAFFRWGFSATMWALPFAAFFLCSAASWRDGVGTRRTAAGRELWSRAGGFHRVLATDSAESRFDFSARKDLYIAYVPYAVAAGAAALWAKKYQAETGAVAPQPDWYGTSSTPHTGWGGGTGGPDFDSFESALSSSIGAYTASQASSSSSGGSSSSGGGGGGGGGGGGGSW, encoded by the coding sequence ATGTCGGTCGGGCGGCTGGTCAAGGCACTGATCCCGCTGCTGTTGATCGCGGCCGGCGTCTTGTGGCCGTTGGCGTTTCGCGGGGACTCCGGCGGCGGCGCCGCGGTCGACGATCCGGTCGTCATCACCGACTACGACGTCGACATCGTCGTCGACGACGCCGGCGACATGACCGCCGTCGAAACCATCACCGGCGAGTTTCCCAGCTTCCGGCACGGCATCTTCCGCTACTGGGACGTGGTCAACCCGAACTCGCCTCGTATCCGGCAGCGGCCGGTGGTCACCTCGGTGCTCTTGGACGGCCGCCCGGCCCCGTACCAGATGCTGTGGGAGGGCGGGGACCGGTTCCGGGTCGCCAAGATCGGTGACCCCGAGGTCTACCTCGATTACGGCACCCACGTGTACGAGATCCGGTACCGCATCGACGGTGTCCTCGATCCCGGAACCGTCGGGGCCGACCGGCAGTTCGCGGAATCGTTCGGTGAACCGCCGGCAGAGAACTCCTCGGTCTTCTACTGGAACGTCATCGCGCCCTCCTGGAACAACCAGATCCGCCGCGCCGACATCTCCGTCACCCTTCCCGCCGCCGTCGACCTCGCACAATGCTCGGTGGGCCGCGGCGTCGGCACGCCCTGCACGGACCTGTCCGTGCGCGACAACCGGGTGACCTTCTCGGCCCGGGACCTGCCACCGCGCACTCCGGTGACCGTGCGGGCCGGCGTGGATCTCCCGCCTCCGCCGCGCGCCGAGCTTCCGTGGCCGCACCACTGGGACCGGATTCTGGGCAGGTCGCTGCCGGGGGTGGCGTGGACGGCAGCGCTGACCGTACTGGGGGCGCTGGCCGCGCTGTTGTGGTTCCGCAGCGTGCTGGAGAAGTCTCCCGGCTTCCCGCTGCAGTACGCGCCCCCGCCGGGCCTGGGCCCGGTACAGACGGAGTACATCCGCACCGAGTCGGTACCGAATGCGGGTCTGACGGCGACGCTGTTCTACCTCGCCGACCGAGAGCTCGTGTCGTTGCGCCAGGTGAACGCCGATCAGTGGAACATCCGCGGCATCGCCGAACCGAAGCAGTGGCGTGACGTGGACCCGGTCAGCAGAGCCGTGGCCGCCGCCCTCAAGGTCGACAAACGCGGTACCGAGTTCCAGGCGAAGAAGGCCGTGTCCGCCGGCAAGAAGCTCAGCAAGGCCAAGACCGACATGGCCACCGCGGTGAAGAAGTGGGCCGTCGACTCCGGCTATCTCGTGGCCCGCAAGAAGGAACTCTGGTTGCGGGTCGCCAACGCCGTGGCCTTCGTGCTGATGGTCTGCGCCTTCTTCCGCTGGGGTTTCTCCGCCACGATGTGGGCGCTGCCGTTCGCCGCGTTCTTCCTGTGCTCGGCGGCGTCCTGGCGTGACGGCGTCGGCACCCGGCGGACCGCGGCGGGCCGTGAACTCTGGTCGCGCGCAGGTGGATTCCACCGCGTGCTGGCCACCGATTCCGCGGAGTCCCGGTTCGACTTCTCAGCCCGCAAAGACCTCTACATCGCCTACGTGCCGTACGCGGTCGCGGCCGGCGCCGCGGCGCTGTGGGCCAAGAAGTACCAGGCCGAAACCGGTGCGGTCGCCCCGCAGCCGGACTGGTACGGCACCTCGAGCACGCCCCACACCGGGTGGGGCGGGGGTACGGGCGGCCCGGACTTCGACAGTTTCGAATCGGCGCTGTCGTCGTCGATCGGTGCCTACACCGCTTCCCAGGCGTCGTCGTCCTCGTCGGGCGGTTCGAGCAGCTCCGGCGGCGGCGGTGGCGGCGGGGGCGGGGGAGGAGGCGGATCGTGGTGA
- a CDS encoding primosomal protein N' codes for MTTTRRPAEHEPVARVLPMLTVPHLDREFDYLVADEQSDDAQPGVRVKVRFHGRMVDGFLLERRSDTDHVGKLGYLEKVVSTEAVLTHDVRRLVDAVAARYAGTRADVLRLAIPPRHATVEKRPPDRLEPYPPAEVDPTPWSAYSGGAQFIAALAESRAARAVWQALPGEAWAQRLAEATAVTLNSGRGVLAVVPDQRDVDTLYAAVTARMDPARVSALSAGLGPAQRYRRWLSVLRGTARVVIGTRSAVFAPVADIGLVLLWDDGDDSLVEPRGPYPHAREVAMLRAHQARCAAVLGGYARTAEAQALVRSGWAHDLVAARQMVRSRAPRVVALEDSAYAQERDPAARTARLPTVALDAARSALNADAPVLVQVPRRGYVPALACAKCRTVARCRHCTGPLSLPGRDSPHVVCRWCGRDEVALRCGRCGSDAVRAVVVGARRTAEELGRAFPGTTVVTSGGDHVVAAVPQRAAVVVATPGVEPVAEGGYGAALLLDCWALLGRQDLRAAEDTLRRWMAAAALVRSRADGGTVVVVAESAIPTVQALIRWDPVGHAEAELDARGEVGLPPAVHMAVLDGTPDAVHTLLDSAALPDWAAPLGPVDLPFTARRPAGVAPDQPVIRMLIRAPRDGGLELAAALRKAAAVSSARHDTEPVRIQIDPLHIG; via the coding sequence GTGACGACCACCAGGCGCCCCGCCGAACACGAACCGGTCGCGCGGGTACTGCCCATGCTCACGGTGCCGCACCTCGATCGAGAGTTCGACTATCTGGTCGCCGACGAGCAGTCCGATGATGCGCAGCCGGGGGTGCGGGTCAAGGTCCGCTTCCATGGCCGGATGGTGGATGGGTTTCTCCTCGAAAGACGTTCCGACACCGACCATGTCGGCAAGCTCGGTTACCTGGAGAAGGTGGTGTCGACCGAGGCGGTGCTGACCCATGACGTGCGCCGGCTCGTCGACGCGGTGGCCGCGCGTTACGCGGGCACCCGTGCCGACGTGCTGCGGTTGGCGATCCCGCCGCGCCATGCGACCGTCGAGAAGCGCCCGCCCGACCGGCTGGAGCCGTACCCACCGGCCGAGGTCGACCCCACGCCGTGGTCGGCCTACAGCGGCGGCGCCCAGTTCATCGCGGCGCTGGCCGAGTCCCGCGCCGCGCGCGCGGTCTGGCAGGCGCTACCCGGAGAAGCCTGGGCGCAGCGATTGGCCGAAGCCACCGCGGTGACGTTGAACTCGGGTCGCGGTGTGCTCGCCGTGGTGCCCGACCAGCGGGACGTCGACACGCTGTACGCGGCGGTGACCGCGCGGATGGACCCGGCGCGAGTGTCCGCGCTGTCGGCCGGACTCGGGCCGGCCCAACGCTACCGACGCTGGCTGTCGGTGCTGCGCGGGACCGCGCGGGTGGTGATCGGTACGCGCAGCGCGGTTTTCGCTCCGGTGGCCGACATCGGCCTGGTGTTGCTCTGGGACGACGGGGACGATTCGCTTGTCGAGCCCCGCGGTCCGTACCCGCATGCCCGTGAGGTCGCCATGCTGCGGGCCCATCAGGCGCGGTGTGCGGCGGTCCTCGGCGGCTATGCGCGCACCGCCGAGGCCCAGGCGCTGGTCCGCAGCGGGTGGGCGCACGATCTCGTCGCCGCCCGGCAGATGGTGCGGTCGCGGGCTCCGCGTGTGGTGGCGTTGGAGGACAGCGCTTACGCCCAGGAGCGTGACCCCGCGGCCCGCACCGCCCGGCTCCCGACGGTCGCCCTCGACGCCGCGCGGTCCGCGCTGAACGCCGATGCGCCGGTGCTGGTGCAGGTGCCCAGGCGCGGGTACGTCCCGGCGCTGGCGTGCGCGAAATGCCGCACCGTCGCCCGCTGCCGGCACTGCACCGGTCCGTTGTCGCTGCCCGGCCGGGACAGCCCGCACGTGGTGTGTCGCTGGTGCGGGCGCGATGAGGTGGCGCTGCGGTGCGGGCGCTGCGGCAGCGACGCCGTGCGCGCGGTCGTCGTCGGAGCCCGCCGCACCGCCGAAGAACTCGGTCGGGCGTTTCCGGGTACCACCGTGGTCACCTCCGGCGGCGACCACGTCGTGGCCGCGGTGCCGCAGCGCGCCGCGGTGGTGGTGGCCACCCCCGGCGTCGAACCGGTCGCCGAGGGCGGTTACGGCGCCGCGCTGCTGCTCGACTGCTGGGCGCTGCTAGGACGGCAGGATCTGCGGGCCGCCGAGGACACCCTGCGGCGCTGGATGGCCGCGGCGGCACTGGTGCGCAGCCGCGCCGACGGCGGCACCGTGGTGGTGGTCGCGGAGTCGGCGATCCCGACGGTGCAGGCGTTGATCCGCTGGGATCCGGTCGGCCACGCCGAAGCCGAACTCGACGCCCGGGGCGAGGTCGGCCTGCCCCCGGCGGTCCACATGGCGGTGCTGGACGGCACGCCGGACGCTGTGCACACCCTGCTCGACAGCGCCGCGCTGCCCGACTGGGCCGCACCGCTGGGCCCGGTGGATCTCCCCTTCACCGCACGCCGGCCCGCCGGGGTGGCGCCGGACCAGCCGGTGATCCGGATGCTGATCCGCGCCCCGCGTGACGGGGGCCTGGAGCTGGCCGCCGCGTTGCGCAAGGCGGCCGCGGTGTCGAGCGCCCGCCACGACACCGAGCCAGTTCGCATCCAGATCGATCCGCTGCACATAGGCTGA
- a CDS encoding lysoplasmalogenase codes for MKTSGHELTATGSRTWLWWGAAAVVAAGYGIFLIVTAGRLEVGTELTGQFGAQPAVKALAAVLLAGAAATHPVVRERRWLVAALLFSAAGDYLLAMPWWEPSFVLGLGAFLVAHLCFLAALLPLVRSSRSRLLAASVVLIACAALLAWFWPRLIEQGMTVPVTLYMAVLAAMVCAALLAELPTPWTAVGAVCFAVSDAMIGINVFVLGTETLAVPIWWVYASSLLLITAGLLFGRTSQPSVRPAV; via the coding sequence GTGAAGACCTCCGGTCATGAACTCACCGCCACCGGCTCGCGAACCTGGCTGTGGTGGGGTGCGGCCGCCGTCGTCGCGGCCGGCTACGGCATCTTTCTCATCGTCACCGCGGGCCGACTCGAGGTCGGCACCGAGCTGACCGGGCAGTTCGGCGCCCAGCCCGCGGTCAAGGCGTTGGCCGCCGTGCTGCTGGCCGGGGCGGCGGCGACCCATCCGGTCGTGCGGGAGCGCCGGTGGCTGGTCGCGGCGCTGCTGTTCTCGGCGGCGGGCGACTACCTGCTGGCGATGCCGTGGTGGGAGCCGTCCTTCGTGCTCGGGCTGGGCGCGTTCCTGGTCGCCCACCTGTGCTTCCTCGCGGCCTTGCTGCCGTTGGTGAGGTCCTCGCGATCGCGTCTGCTCGCCGCGTCGGTGGTGCTGATCGCTTGCGCGGCGCTGCTGGCGTGGTTCTGGCCGCGCCTGATCGAGCAGGGGATGACCGTGCCGGTCACGCTGTACATGGCGGTGCTCGCCGCGATGGTCTGCGCGGCGCTGCTCGCCGAGTTGCCGACTCCCTGGACCGCCGTCGGCGCGGTGTGCTTCGCGGTCTCGGACGCGATGATCGGCATCAACGTGTTCGTCCTCGGTACGGAGACGCTGGCGGTTCCGATCTGGTGGGTGTATGCGAGTTCGCTGCTGCTCATCACCGCAGGGTTGCTGTTCGGCCGGACGTCGCAGCCATCTGTTAGACCTGCGGTGTGA